The Fusarium verticillioides 7600 chromosome 8, whole genome shotgun sequence genomic interval CTGAAGTCAACTATCtgggcaagaaggagaagttcaCTGCCACTCAGCTGGTTGCCATGTACTTGAGCAAGATTAAGCAGACCGCTGGAGCTGAACTCAAGCTGCCTGTTCAAGACGTCTGCCTGAGTGTGCCACCTTGGTTCACTGATGTTCAGCGCCGTGCTCTTATCGACGCTGCCGAGATCGCTGGCCTCCGTGTTCTCCGTCTCATCAACGACGGCACAGCCGCCGCTCTTGGCTGGGGCATTACAAAGCTCGACTTGCCTGCCCCTGAGGAGGCTCCCCGCCGTGTCTGCTTCGTCGATATCGGCCACAGCAGCTACACTGTCTCCATTGTCGAGTTCAAGAAAGGTGAGCTCGCTGTCAAGGCCACCACCTGGGACAAGGACTTCGGTGGTCGTGACTTCGATCGCGCTCTCGTCGACCACCTCGCCAAGGAGTTCAAGGGCAAATACAAGGTCGACATCATGACCCACGGCCGTGCCCTTGCCCGTACTATCGCCGCCGctgagaagacaaagaagattCTATCTGCCAACCAACAAGCTCCTGTCAACATTGAGTCTCTCATGAACGACATTGATGCCTCTGCCATGATCACTCGCCAGGAGTTCGAGGCCATGATCGAGCCCCTCCTTGCCCGAACCCACCTTCCCCTCGAGGAGGCCCTTGCCCAGGCTAAACTTACCAAGGACGATATCGATGTTATTGaggtcgttggtggtggttctCGTGTCCCTGCTCTCAAGGAGCGCATCCAGGAGTTCTTTGGAAAGCCCCTATCCTTTACCCTTAACGCCGACGAGGCTCTTGCTCGTGGCTCTGCCTTCAGCTGTGCCATTCTCTCCCCTGTCTTCCGTGTCCGAGACTTCTCAGTCCAGGACATCATCAGCTACCCCATTGAGTTTGCCTGGGAGAAGGCTCCCGATATTCCTGATGAGGACACCAGTCTGACTGTCTTCAACAAGGGCAACGTCATGCCCTCGACCAAGATCCTTACTTTCTACCGAAAACAGCCCTTTGATCTCGAGGCCCGATATGCCCAGCCCGAGCTACTCCCCGGCAAGACTAACCCCTGGATCGGCCGTTTCTCTGTCAAGAACGTCAAGGCCGATGGTAAGGATGACTTTATGATTTGCAAACTCAAGGCCCGTGTCAACATCCACGGTGTCCTGAACGTCGAGACTGGTTACTacgtcgaggaggaggaggttgaggaggaggttaACGAGGATCCCGATGTGAGTTTGCCCGAGCCGTATATGGCGCCAAATGATTTCCCCCCTgcccaaggtcaagactcggcctcttcatcatccgcATCCGTTGGAGATGATAGCCAGGAATATCCTGCAAAGCGCCCGCGactcgacgatgaagaacCTGACTCGTCTCGTTCCGCTTTCGGTGTTCCAGAACATTTAGAAGAATCAATTTATGAAAGCCGATCGCTAACATCCGTTTCCCAAAAGGCCATGGAGACCGATAAGGATGCCCCTAAGAAGACTCGcaaggtgaagaagcaggTCCGCAAGGGTGACCTGCCCATCTCCACAGGTAGTGCCTCTCTTGACGACTCCACCAAGGccagccttcttgagaaggaggctgccATGGTTATGGAGGACAAGCTTGTCGCCGATaccgaggagaagaagaacgagctCGAGGCTTACATCTACGACCTTCGTGCCAAGCTCGACGAGCAGTACTCCGAGTTTGCcagcgaagaggagaagcagaccatcaaggccaagcttgaagccaCAGAGGTATGTTCACATATTCCTTGATAGCTGAGAATTCATATACTAATAGCAATTCTAGGATTGGCTGTACGAGGAGGGTGATGATACCACAAAGGGTGTGTATgttgccaagatcgacgagatcCGCGCCATGGCTGGTCCCATTGTTCAGCGCCATTTTGAGAAAGTCGAGGCTGAACGACAAGCTGCTCTGGAGAAAGCCGAGGCCGAGCgggctgccaagaaggctgaggaggatgctCGCAAGGCTGCGGAGGCCGAGAAGGCCAACGCAGaccaggagatgaaggatgcTGACGCTCCGCAACAGGAGACTGAGGCCTCTGCTGACCCCCAGTAAATTATGAATAAAGGGAGGAAATTTCGACGCTGCAGATGCATGCTCGGCCAGCTCTGCGTGCGTGATGCTTGCATGATATGCGATAAGATGAATGACGCCTGAAAAGATTACGGATGTTGAAAAAAGTAAGGGCACCAGGTttgggagaaggagaaataGAACATGCGATATGGTTGCAAACGgctttgtttgttttgttgggAGATAGGGGCCCGGATCATTATGACGGATATGTTACCCGAACGTTAGACCACTTTTACACTTTTAAGTTAGTAGTTAGGATCCATACACTCCAGTTtggttcagcttcttctgccatcATTCAAGTGTGCTATCGTGATGAGTTGGAAGCGATCGTCTGCTGAGGTCTTCTCGGACTGAGTACCTAGCAGGTGTCACTGATCCAGTTCACACTCGTGAGGTAGCAACAGCAAATATAAGATTAAATCATTTCAACCCTCGTTGATAAAGAGCCCTACTCTACGACTACATACGTTGCCTTGAGGGTGCCATTTGCCCTTCAATTTCACGTCTCTTCAATCCTTTTTTGCTGCCCGAAAATGCAAATCAGTACCGTACACAATTCCTTCAAACGAGTTGATGCAATTTCTTTTCctattttcttctttttgatATGCAGTGCATTTCTCATACTCTTCTCCCCGCAAAGGGAACTGACTGTAGCCTGATGTCCTGTCAGCATGTTATCGAAACATTGAGTTTCACCTCCAGGACAGGATGCAGCCAGGCTCCCGGCGGGATTTTCGAGGTAGAAACTTTACACCACCCATGTTCTTAACTTTTTGTAATCTTGGCTACTTATGAAATGTCGAATAAgggcttgagcttgatgatgagctgccACTCATCGTTGCTGACCTCCTTTCTGTAGTATTCCTTGAGGGTGTCGATACTGGCTCGAGAGATCAAACTGTAAAGggtctcgtcttcttccaggtGGCGGCCGTACATGGGCTGGTTTCCAcccatctcgatcttgatTGCGACGGAAGGCTCCTTTCGCTTACACACGGGAATTTGCTTGTGCTCTCGCTCGATTGATGTACTATGAGACTGTTAATAGGGGGTCTTAAAGGAGTAGAGGATCTAGAAACTTACACTCTGCCCAATTTGACGATCTCCTTGGCACCGGTTGTAGGGTTATTCCTGACAGCGGCGACAGGACAGTTGATTCGGAGCTGACCCTCAgtgacatcaacaccaataACAATGGGGTcattcttgttgaagaccttgacgGGCTTCAATACGCAAGGGAAGACAGCAAGCATCTTagactcttccttcttcttctcgagttgCTCGTCCATATGCTTGGTGAAGGCATCAAACAGATGATAGATAATATCAGCTGtaaagatcttgatgccattgtcCTCTGCATACTGCTGTGCTTCCTtgtcgaccttgacatcgaAACAGAGCATGATGGCGTAATCTGGTGCCTTCTCCAACATAACACCGCACTGCAAGACATCACGCTTGTAAACCGGACCAATACCAACGTTCGCAACAGGAATCTTGCAGTCCTTAAGGAAATCGAGTAGAGCCTCAAGCGATCCAAGGGTCGATGCTTGGACACTGACACCGCGGCCAGTTTTCTCGACACGGTTAAAGAGAACGGCAAGATCGGACTcgacctcatcctcaatatcgtcttcatcgtcatcgggACCTACAACCATCAGGCGTGAGCCAGCGATGGCACCCTCGAGACCAGGGGCGCTGATCTTGACACCTAGAGcagccttgacctccttATTGTGGACATAGGCGGACTTGAGACGCAATTCCTTCATAGGCGCTGGTGTAAGTAGTGCTCGGATATTCGTCTTGATAGCGCCTTCTGTACCGCACAGCACAATGCGGTCACCTTCTCGCAAGATACCGTTAGACAGAACGACATCGATGGTCATACCGAAACCCTCAATAGCCTTGACTTCGAGCACAGTGGCCTGGACCTCGGAGAGATACATGAGAGAGCCAACCATACGCTCTTGAGTGAGCTGGACAATGAGCTTCAACATGTCAGGGACACCCTCGCCAGTGTGGGCCGAAGTGGGCACAAGCGAGACGTACTTTGACATGGACTTGTTCTCGTAGAAGAGCTCGGAGTTGAAACCCTGCTCAGCGAAGGCAATCTTGGTCTTTTCGAGACGTGTCTCAAATTCGTTGCGGACAGCCTTGCTCTGGAGAGCCAGACTGTCCTGGAAACCGTTGTTGGCAACCTGCTTCCATCCGTACAGAcgatcgatcttgttgagagcgaCGATGAAAGGAGTCTTGCGCTCTCTCAGCATTCGCATAGACTCGAGTGTTTGCGGTTCGAGACCATGCATGATATCGACGACCAAAATGGCAATGTTGCAGAGCGAAGAACCACGAGATCGGAGATTAGAAAAGGACTCGTGACCAGGtgtgtcgatgatgagaagacccGGGACCTTGAACTCGAACTTGCCGTCAGGGTTGACAACAGCCGTCTTTTGTCGGATGGCTTCAACAGGGAAGTAAGTGGCACCGATCTGTTGTGTAATACCACCAGCTTCACCCTCTTGGACGTTGGTTTGACGGACCTTGTCCAGGAGCTTTGTCTTTCCGGTATCGACGTGGCCCAGAATACAGCAAATAGGCGATCTCAGGTTATCCTTCGATCGGGCAGCAAGGGCGGCCTGATGAGCCTTTTCACGACGCTCAGCGGCCTCTCGCTTccgcttctcctcagccaaCTGTGCAGCTGTggcagcctcatcatcggaagACTCCTCCTCGGATTCTTCTccagactcttcttcagccttcGCTTCCGATGTACCGTTGgccttctcggcctcctcgtCAGAATCGGCATCCCAGCTGTCCTTGACATCGCcgtcagaagcagcagcagcctcccAGTCATCCTCCACATCACTCTCGGCACCCTTCTTTtcggcagcagccttggcctcggcctcggccttctcACGGGCAgccttctcttcagcttccttcaaggccttctcagcttcttgtcgagctcgctcagcagcttctgcaagagccttctcctcatcgatCTGTCTAGGGTTAGCGAATCCTGATCTCTCGGTGTGTTTTATCACAAAGTATACCTTTTGTTGGGCGCGGCCTTTCTTTCTCCTGTTGTCTGCAGGCTTAGACTTCTTCTCACTGGGCTCGCCTGCAGGTCCAACTTGGATACCGGCAGCCAACATCTGCTGGAGCTTTCGCTCATTTCgggccttttcttccttttggGCCTTTGTGAGATATTTGCCCTCTTTCTTGAGTTGCTCGACTCGCTCcctctccttctgcttcttgatggccttggcctcctcgcGTCgcttttcttcctcagcagCTAGgcgctcgtcttcttcggcctGGGCCTTCGCT includes:
- a CDS encoding hsp88-like protein — translated: MSVVGIDFGTLKTVIAVARNRGVDVVTNEVSNRATPSLVGFGPKSRYLGEAAKTQEISNLKNTVSSLKRLAGRQFNDPDIQIEQQYVTAPLADCNGQVGAEVNYLGKKEKFTATQLVAMYLSKIKQTAGAELKLPVQDVCLSVPPWFTDVQRRALIDAAEIAGLRVLRLINDGTAAALGWGITKLDLPAPEEAPRRVCFVDIGHSSYTVSIVEFKKGELAVKATTWDKDFGGRDFDRALVDHLAKEFKGKYKVDIMTHGRALARTIAAAEKTKKILSANQQAPVNIESLMNDIDASAMITRQEFEAMIEPLLARTHLPLEEALAQAKLTKDDIDVIEVVGGGSRVPALKERIQEFFGKPLSFTLNADEALARGSAFSCAILSPVFRVRDFSVQDIISYPIEFAWEKAPDIPDEDTSLTVFNKGNVMPSTKILTFYRKQPFDLEARYAQPELLPGKTNPWIGRFSVKNVKADGKDDFMICKLKARVNIHGVLNVETGYYVEEEEVEEEVNEDPDVSLPEPYMAPNDFPPAQGQDSASSSSASVGDDSQEYPAKRPRLDDEEPDSSRSAFGVPEHLEESIYESRSLTSVSQKAMETDKDAPKKTRKVKKQVRKGDLPISTGSASLDDSTKASLLEKEAAMVMEDKLVADTEEKKNELEAYIYDLRAKLDEQYSEFASEEEKQTIKAKLEATEDWLYEEGDDTTKGVYVAKIDEIRAMAGPIVQRHFEKVEAERQAALEKAEAERAAKKAEEDARKAAEAEKANADQEMKDADAPQQETEASADPQ
- a CDS encoding hsp88-like protein, which produces MYLSKIKQTAGAELKLPVQDVCLSVPPWFTDVQRRALIDAAEIAGLRVLRLINDGTAAALGWGITKLDLPAPEEAPRRVCFVDIGHSSYTVSIVEFKKGELAVKATTWDKDFGGRDFDRALVDHLAKEFKGKYKVDIMTHGRALARTIAAAEKTKKILSANQQAPVNIESLMNDIDASAMITRQEFEAMIEPLLARTHLPLEEALAQAKLTKDDIDVIEVVGGGSRVPALKERIQEFFGKPLSFTLNADEALARGSAFSCAILSPVFRVRDFSVQDIISYPIEFAWEKAPDIPDEDTSLTVFNKGNVMPSTKILTFYRKQPFDLEARYAQPELLPGKTNPWIGRFSVKNVKADGKDDFMICKLKARVNIHGVLNVETGYYVEEEEVEEEVNEDPDAMETDKDAPKKTRKVKKQVRKGDLPISTGSASLDDSTKASLLEKEAAMVMEDKLVADTEEKKNELEAYIYDLRAKLDEQYSEFASEEEKQTIKAKLEATEDWLYEEGDDTTKGVYVAKIDEIRAMAGPIVQRHFEKVEAERQAALEKAEAERAAKKAEEDARKAAEAEKANADQEMKDADAPQQETEASADPQ
- a CDS encoding translation initiation factor 5B, coding for MPPKKKGNKKNQQDDWEAELGESIAPPTNANGADGDANANDDDDDAGGAGGLMATLRKNKEKRKKKGIVEPEPEPEPEAPAAQEPPAQAPVEANIDDEFALPEKKGKGGKQNKQAAKKPEPAAAAEDAADGGRILTKAEKEKLKKEREKQRKKEQAAAKKKGGAAPKAAPEVKEKEEAAPVEAAPVPEPAAGGKKKKLPAHLALLQKQQEELKRQREEAARAEAEAKAQAEEDERLAAEEEKRREEAKAIKKQKERERVEQLKKEGKYLTKAQKEEKARNERKLQQMLAAGIQVGPAGEPSEKKSKPADNRRKKGRAQQKIDEEKALAEAAERARQEAEKALKEAEEKAAREKAEAEAKAAAEKKGAESDVEDDWEAAAASDGDVKDSWDADSDEEAEKANGTSEAKAEEESGEESEEESSDDEAATAAQLAEEKRKREAAERREKAHQAALAARSKDNLRSPICCILGHVDTGKTKLLDKVRQTNVQEGEAGGITQQIGATYFPVEAIRQKTAVVNPDGKFEFKVPGLLIIDTPGHESFSNLRSRGSSLCNIAILVVDIMHGLEPQTLESMRMLRERKTPFIVALNKIDRLYGWKQVANNGFQDSLALQSKAVRNEFETRLEKTKIAFAEQGFNSELFYENKSMSKYVSLVPTSAHTGEGVPDMLKLIVQLTQERMVGSLMYLSEVQATVLEVKAIEGFGMTIDVVLSNGILREGDRIVLCGTEGAIKTNIRALLTPAPMKELRLKSAYVHNKEVKAALGVKISAPGLEGAIAGSRLMVVGPDDDEDDIEDEVESDLAVLFNRVEKTGRGVSVQASTLGSLEALLDFLKDCKIPVANVGIGPVYKRDVLQCGVMLEKAPDYAIMLCFDVKVDKEAQQYAEDNGIKIFTADIIYHLFDAFTKHMDEQLEKKKEESKMLAVFPCVLKPVKVFNKNDPIVIGVDVTEGQLRINCPVAAVRNNPTTGAKEIVKLGRVTSIEREHKQIPVCKRKEPSVAIKIEMGGNQPMYGRHLEEDETLYSLISRASIDTLKEYYRKEVSNDEWQLIIKLKPLFDIS